One segment of Monomorium pharaonis isolate MP-MQ-018 chromosome 6, ASM1337386v2, whole genome shotgun sequence DNA contains the following:
- the LOC105828300 gene encoding uncharacterized protein C7orf26 homolog isoform X3, translated as MSGNDVKQTLRKMDFPYCAREALCRIEVLCCRPGKQVDLQMDLISEFVFGEMEKRKKRNTMAIQELQLIEIMSDFFQSPGGTPAVRNALFLSLFPADSPRHKILGNLVSLAIATQNKAVLNAAGIWMQQLSSTSPQSVGLARHVLNDYFVLTPRSIERLKQLPALAPHFTANLLTAIGEIYEDKDPPIELLRLVGEWIDENPSLLLTPLMDNPALPTGGIPMTPITPIAGLFRWCILSPLRHNAMNSAQSREESRKFYSKVQQLLMDSVLRLNNSGNNKHAISAQHLASTTRLLTTNLQNRPNIDTVSRDLAMERLAQAVSTAMSANCIYGNKRMYLFHTFIKYSYYYVNYIFNVCFRGTVSPFATTVV; from the exons ATGTCCGGGAACGACGTCAAGCAGACCCTACGGAAGATGGACTTCCCTTACTGCGCCAGGGAAGCTCTATGTAGAATCG AGGTACTTTGCTGCAGGCCTGGCAAGCAAGTAGATCTGCAGATGGACCTGATATCAGAGTTTGTGTTCGGAGAGAtggagaagaggaagaaacgAAACACGATGGCAATACAGGAGCTACAGTTGATAGAGATCATGAGCGATTTCTTCCAGAGTCCAGGCGGCACCCCTGCGGTGCGCAATGCCCTCTTCCTGTCCCTCTTTCCAGCGGACAGTCCCAGGCATAAGATTTTAGGTAACCTGGTATCGTTGGCAATTGCCACGCAAAACAAAGCGGTCCTAAATGCAGCTGGCATTTGGATGCAGCAGTTGAGTTCAACCTCGCCGCAGAGCGTGGGACTGGCAAGGCACGTGCTCAACGATTATTTCGTGCTCACTCCAAGATCTATCGAACGGCTGAAGCAGCTGCCCGCGCTCGCGCCGCACTTCACCGCCAATCTGTTGACGGCAATAGGTGAAATCTATGAGGATAAAGATCCGCCTATTGAGCTGCTGAGATTAGTAGGCGAATGGATCGACGAAAATCCGAGTTTACTGTTGACACCTTTGATGGACAATCCAGCCTTGCCCACCGGTGGAATCCCGATGACCCCGATAACACCTATAGCAGGCCTGTTTAG aTGGTGTATATTAAGTCCTTTGCGACACAACGCCATGAACAGCGCACAAAGTCGTGAAGAAtcgcgaaaattttattcaaaagttCAACAGCTACTCATGGACTCAGTGCTGCGACTGAACAACAGTGGTAACAACAAGCATGCGATCTCGGCACAACACTTGGCGTCTACTACTCGTTTGTTGACGACGAATCTACAAAATCGACCGAACATCGATACGGTTTCACGCGACCTGGCCATGGAACGACTCGCGCAAGCTGTTAGCACGGCCATGTCTGCGAATTGTATCTATGGAAATAAGCGTATGTATCTCtttcatacatttataaaatattcatactATTATGTGAACTacatatttaatgtttgttttaGAGGAACTGTTAGCCCTTTTGCAACCACTGTCGTATGA
- the LOC105828300 gene encoding uncharacterized protein C7orf26 homolog isoform X1: MDVQTYISVYLNITQLKYISLQYLQCILVLSLFLQTIVLNCIPYLFVQEVLCCRPGKQVDLQMDLISEFVFGEMEKRKKRNTMAIQELQLIEIMSDFFQSPGGTPAVRNALFLSLFPADSPRHKILGNLVSLAIATQNKAVLNAAGIWMQQLSSTSPQSVGLARHVLNDYFVLTPRSIERLKQLPALAPHFTANLLTAIGEIYEDKDPPIELLRLVGEWIDENPSLLLTPLMDNPALPTGGIPMTPITPIAGLFRWCILSPLRHNAMNSAQSREESRKFYSKVQQLLMDSVLRLNNSGNNKHAISAQHLASTTRLLTTNLQNRPNIDTVSRDLAMERLAQAVSTAMSANCIYGNKRMYLFHTFIKYSYYYVNYIFNVCFRGTVSPFATTVV; this comes from the exons ATGGATGTACAAACTTATATTTcagtatatcttaatattacacagctaaaatatatatctctacaatatttacaatgtattttagtattatctctttttctccaaacaattgtattaaattgcattCCTTATTTGTTTGTTCAAGAGGTACTTTGCTGCAGGCCTGGCAAGCAAGTAGATCTGCAGATGGACCTGATATCAGAGTTTGTGTTCGGAGAGAtggagaagaggaagaaacgAAACACGATGGCAATACAGGAGCTACAGTTGATAGAGATCATGAGCGATTTCTTCCAGAGTCCAGGCGGCACCCCTGCGGTGCGCAATGCCCTCTTCCTGTCCCTCTTTCCAGCGGACAGTCCCAGGCATAAGATTTTAGGTAACCTGGTATCGTTGGCAATTGCCACGCAAAACAAAGCGGTCCTAAATGCAGCTGGCATTTGGATGCAGCAGTTGAGTTCAACCTCGCCGCAGAGCGTGGGACTGGCAAGGCACGTGCTCAACGATTATTTCGTGCTCACTCCAAGATCTATCGAACGGCTGAAGCAGCTGCCCGCGCTCGCGCCGCACTTCACCGCCAATCTGTTGACGGCAATAGGTGAAATCTATGAGGATAAAGATCCGCCTATTGAGCTGCTGAGATTAGTAGGCGAATGGATCGACGAAAATCCGAGTTTACTGTTGACACCTTTGATGGACAATCCAGCCTTGCCCACCGGTGGAATCCCGATGACCCCGATAACACCTATAGCAGGCCTGTTTAG aTGGTGTATATTAAGTCCTTTGCGACACAACGCCATGAACAGCGCACAAAGTCGTGAAGAAtcgcgaaaattttattcaaaagttCAACAGCTACTCATGGACTCAGTGCTGCGACTGAACAACAGTGGTAACAACAAGCATGCGATCTCGGCACAACACTTGGCGTCTACTACTCGTTTGTTGACGACGAATCTACAAAATCGACCGAACATCGATACGGTTTCACGCGACCTGGCCATGGAACGACTCGCGCAAGCTGTTAGCACGGCCATGTCTGCGAATTGTATCTATGGAAATAAGCGTATGTATCTCtttcatacatttataaaatattcatactATTATGTGAACTacatatttaatgtttgttttaGAGGAACTGTTAGCCCTTTTGCAACCACTGTCGTATGA
- the LOC105828300 gene encoding uncharacterized protein C7orf26 homolog isoform X2, with protein MDVQTYISVYLNITQLKYISLQYLQCILVLSLFLQTIVLNCIPYLFVQEVLCCRPGKQVDLQMDLISEFVFGEMEKRKKRNTMAIQELQLIEIMSDFFQSPGGTPAVRNALFLSLFPADSPRHKILGNLVSLAIATQNKAVLNAAGIWMQQLSSTSPQSVGLARHVLNDYFVLTPRSIERLKQLPALAPHFTANLLTAIGEIYEDKDPPIELLRLVGEWIDENPSLLLTPLMDNPALPTGGIPMTPITPIAGLFRWCILSPLRHNAMNSAQSREESRKFYSKVQQLLMDSVLRLNNSGNNKHAISAQHLASTTRLLTTNLQNRPNIDTVSRDLAMERLAQAVSTAMSANCIYGNKQELLALLQPLSYEHFLIEWTLQTYATKAA; from the exons ATGGATGTACAAACTTATATTTcagtatatcttaatattacacagctaaaatatatatctctacaatatttacaatgtattttagtattatctctttttctccaaacaattgtattaaattgcattCCTTATTTGTTTGTTCAAGAGGTACTTTGCTGCAGGCCTGGCAAGCAAGTAGATCTGCAGATGGACCTGATATCAGAGTTTGTGTTCGGAGAGAtggagaagaggaagaaacgAAACACGATGGCAATACAGGAGCTACAGTTGATAGAGATCATGAGCGATTTCTTCCAGAGTCCAGGCGGCACCCCTGCGGTGCGCAATGCCCTCTTCCTGTCCCTCTTTCCAGCGGACAGTCCCAGGCATAAGATTTTAGGTAACCTGGTATCGTTGGCAATTGCCACGCAAAACAAAGCGGTCCTAAATGCAGCTGGCATTTGGATGCAGCAGTTGAGTTCAACCTCGCCGCAGAGCGTGGGACTGGCAAGGCACGTGCTCAACGATTATTTCGTGCTCACTCCAAGATCTATCGAACGGCTGAAGCAGCTGCCCGCGCTCGCGCCGCACTTCACCGCCAATCTGTTGACGGCAATAGGTGAAATCTATGAGGATAAAGATCCGCCTATTGAGCTGCTGAGATTAGTAGGCGAATGGATCGACGAAAATCCGAGTTTACTGTTGACACCTTTGATGGACAATCCAGCCTTGCCCACCGGTGGAATCCCGATGACCCCGATAACACCTATAGCAGGCCTGTTTAG aTGGTGTATATTAAGTCCTTTGCGACACAACGCCATGAACAGCGCACAAAGTCGTGAAGAAtcgcgaaaattttattcaaaagttCAACAGCTACTCATGGACTCAGTGCTGCGACTGAACAACAGTGGTAACAACAAGCATGCGATCTCGGCACAACACTTGGCGTCTACTACTCGTTTGTTGACGACGAATCTACAAAATCGACCGAACATCGATACGGTTTCACGCGACCTGGCCATGGAACGACTCGCGCAAGCTGTTAGCACGGCCATGTCTGCGAATTGTATCTATGGAAATAAGC AGGAACTGTTAGCCCTTTTGCAACCACTGTCGTATGAACACTTTTTGATAGAATGGACATTACAAACTTATGCAACTAAAGCAGCTTGA
- the LOC105828301 gene encoding ribosomal RNA-processing protein 7 homolog A — translation MVKANKQNLAKSFKTIWVRFDADSSDKHQLFFKEHSVRNQEPEYPKNHTLFVSNVPPYATTDCLKHAFANLCGSVRSVTFTSAKGFKTAYIVFKKESSLDKAMELSKDCVITLNSNKNVCLTGLEKWCAEYNDTLCDEGLIKKEIEKYMTLYDKQVNNRIAREKAMEDNNDGWITISGGKKRGQFALSRKESTIGKVQQKEEQRKKKKQLLNFYTFQVRETKKQNLAELRKKFELDKKKLQELKQKRIFKPF, via the exons ATGGTTAAAGCCAATAAACAGAACTTAGCGAAAAGCTTTAAAA caatATGGGTTCGTTTTGACGCGGACAGTTCGGACAAGCATCAGCTGTTTTTCAAGGAACACTCTGTAAGAAATCAGGAACCAGAGTATCCCAAGAATCATACCCTTTTTGTATCAAATGTACCGCCGTACGCAACCACCGATTGCCTGAAACATGCATTCGCTAATCTTTGTGGAAGCGTGCGATCTGTTACGTTTACAAGTGCAAAAGGTTTCAAAACTgcatatattgtttttaaaaaagagtcTTCCTTGGATAAGGCTATGGAACTTTCAAAGGATTGTGTAATCACGTTAAACAGTAACAAGAACGTATGCCTCACAGGACTAGAAa aaTGGTGCGCAGAATATAATGATACCTTGTGCGATGAGGggctaataaaaaaagaaattgaaaaatatatgacaTTATACGACAAGCAAGTAAACAATCGTATCGCACGAGAGAAAGCTATGGAAGACAACAATGATGGCTGGATAACCATATCAGGTGGGAAGAAAAGGGGACAATTTGCACTATCCAGAAAGGAGTCTACCATCGGCAAGGTGCAACAGAAGGAAGAGCAGcgcaaaaagaagaaacaattGCTTAATTTCTATACCTTCCAAGTTCGCGAGACGAAAAAGCaga ATTTAGCTGAGTTGCGAAAAAAGTTTGAGCTAGATAAGAAAAAACTGCAagaattgaaacaaaaacGGATATTTAAGCCATTCTAG
- the LOC105828300 gene encoding uncharacterized protein C7orf26 homolog isoform X4, with translation MSGNDVKQTLRKMDFPYCAREALCRIEVLCCRPGKQVDLQMDLISEFVFGEMEKRKKRNTMAIQELQLIEIMSDFFQSPGGTPAVRNALFLSLFPADSPRHKILGNLVSLAIATQNKAVLNAAGIWMQQLSSTSPQSVGLARHVLNDYFVLTPRSIERLKQLPALAPHFTANLLTAIGEIYEDKDPPIELLRLVGEWIDENPSLLLTPLMDNPALPTGGIPMTPITPIAGLFRWCILSPLRHNAMNSAQSREESRKFYSKVQQLLMDSVLRLNNSGNNKHAISAQHLASTTRLLTTNLQNRPNIDTVSRDLAMERLAQAVSTAMSANCIYGNKQELLALLQPLSYEHFLIEWTLQTYATKAA, from the exons ATGTCCGGGAACGACGTCAAGCAGACCCTACGGAAGATGGACTTCCCTTACTGCGCCAGGGAAGCTCTATGTAGAATCG AGGTACTTTGCTGCAGGCCTGGCAAGCAAGTAGATCTGCAGATGGACCTGATATCAGAGTTTGTGTTCGGAGAGAtggagaagaggaagaaacgAAACACGATGGCAATACAGGAGCTACAGTTGATAGAGATCATGAGCGATTTCTTCCAGAGTCCAGGCGGCACCCCTGCGGTGCGCAATGCCCTCTTCCTGTCCCTCTTTCCAGCGGACAGTCCCAGGCATAAGATTTTAGGTAACCTGGTATCGTTGGCAATTGCCACGCAAAACAAAGCGGTCCTAAATGCAGCTGGCATTTGGATGCAGCAGTTGAGTTCAACCTCGCCGCAGAGCGTGGGACTGGCAAGGCACGTGCTCAACGATTATTTCGTGCTCACTCCAAGATCTATCGAACGGCTGAAGCAGCTGCCCGCGCTCGCGCCGCACTTCACCGCCAATCTGTTGACGGCAATAGGTGAAATCTATGAGGATAAAGATCCGCCTATTGAGCTGCTGAGATTAGTAGGCGAATGGATCGACGAAAATCCGAGTTTACTGTTGACACCTTTGATGGACAATCCAGCCTTGCCCACCGGTGGAATCCCGATGACCCCGATAACACCTATAGCAGGCCTGTTTAG aTGGTGTATATTAAGTCCTTTGCGACACAACGCCATGAACAGCGCACAAAGTCGTGAAGAAtcgcgaaaattttattcaaaagttCAACAGCTACTCATGGACTCAGTGCTGCGACTGAACAACAGTGGTAACAACAAGCATGCGATCTCGGCACAACACTTGGCGTCTACTACTCGTTTGTTGACGACGAATCTACAAAATCGACCGAACATCGATACGGTTTCACGCGACCTGGCCATGGAACGACTCGCGCAAGCTGTTAGCACGGCCATGTCTGCGAATTGTATCTATGGAAATAAGC AGGAACTGTTAGCCCTTTTGCAACCACTGTCGTATGAACACTTTTTGATAGAATGGACATTACAAACTTATGCAACTAAAGCAGCTTGA